The Vigna unguiculata cultivar IT97K-499-35 chromosome 6, ASM411807v1, whole genome shotgun sequence genome contains a region encoding:
- the LOC114187773 gene encoding uncharacterized protein LOC114187773 yields MWRIQAMAANRRRRNGNGDDDIVEAIHWMVDAMQPPVAAQPRAVIASVRVPTMEDFLRHKPVKFTGKASPDEADAWFRKCEKIFNVMNYANEKKLLFATYLLNDDAEYWDEWRSLKFERGHKHELKKVVTPLTERRFPILVEQAKSVEHLEKGPGPVVRHQGNVAEARQMKKPYSRLPTTSGDFKCFQCGGAHLKRNCPKLKSQTSGQGISPCCFICDEVGHFSNQCPEKKTSATKKPSPPRSERPKVAGRVFAMTSTEVTQSGNLIMQSCLLGGHNVLVLFDSRATDVWRR; encoded by the exons ATGTGGCGTATTCAGGCTATGGCTGCTAACAGGAGGAGAAGGAATGGAAATGGTGATGATGACATCGTGGAGGCTATTCACTggatggtggatgcgatgcagcCACCTGTAGCAGCGCAGCCCAGAGCAGTGATTGCGTCGGTCAGGGTGCCAACTATGGAGGATTTCCTACGACACAAGCCAGTAAAGTTCACTGGCAAAGCCTCTCCTGATGAAGCAGATGCATGGTTCCGCAAATGTGAGAAGATATTCAATGTGATGAACTACGCGAATGAGAAGAAGCTCCTTTTTGCCACCTATCTACTGAATGATGACGCCGAGTATTG GGATGAATGGAGGTCTCTAAAGTTTGAGCGAGGACACAAACATGAGCTAAAGAAGGTGGTAACGCCTTTGACAGAAAGAAGATTCCCAATCTTGGTGGAACAGGCCAAGAGTGTTGAGCACCTGGAGAAGGGTCCTGGTCCCGTTGTTCGACATCAGGGGAATGTCGCAGAGGCTAGACAGATGAAGAAGCCTTACAGCCGTCTTCCTACCACCTCTGGAGACTTTAAATGCTTCCAATGTGGGGGAGCGCACTTGAAGAGGAATTGTCCTAAGTTGAAGAGTCAAACCAGTGGACAAGGGATCAGTCCTTGTTGCTTCATATGTGATGAGGTTGGGCATTTTTCTAACCAATGCCCAGAAAAGAAGACCAGTGCGACGAAGAAACCATCACCTCCTAGATCAGAGAGACCTAAAGTTGCTGGAAGGGTCTTTGCTATGACCTCTACAGAAGTTACACAGTCAGGTAATCTCATCATGCAATCTTGTTTACTTGGGGGGCATAATGTACTTGTATTATTTGACTCTAGAGCAACGGATGTGTGGCGAAGATGA